A portion of the Cyanobacteria bacterium FACHB-DQ100 genome contains these proteins:
- the lipB gene encoding lipoyl(octanoyl) transferase LipB — MRSCLLYTQGLMPYKLAWEWQRSLADARKQNPDLNDVLILLEHPPVYTLGQGSDLGFLKFDPNQSEYELHRIERGGEVTYHCPGQVVGYPILNLNYYQKDLHWYLRQLEEVIIRVLAVYGLMGTRIPGLTGVWVEDRKLAAIGIKVSRWITMHGFALNVNPDLSGFDRIVPCGIADKAVGSLEQFVPGIMIEEVKREIAIAFADVFEVSLTQCYE; from the coding sequence ATGCGATCGTGTCTTCTCTACACTCAAGGTTTAATGCCTTACAAACTGGCTTGGGAGTGGCAGCGATCGCTAGCTGATGCCCGGAAACAAAACCCCGACCTTAATGATGTTTTAATATTATTGGAACACCCTCCAGTTTATACATTGGGTCAAGGTTCAGATTTAGGATTTCTCAAGTTCGATCCAAATCAATCTGAGTATGAGCTACATCGCATCGAACGCGGCGGAGAAGTGACTTATCACTGTCCTGGTCAGGTTGTAGGCTATCCGATTCTGAACTTGAATTACTATCAAAAAGATTTGCATTGGTATCTCAGGCAGTTAGAGGAAGTGATTATTCGTGTGTTAGCAGTCTATGGGTTAATGGGAACGCGAATTCCGGGACTGACCGGAGTATGGGTAGAAGATCGAAAGTTAGCCGCGATCGGCATCAAAGTCAGCCGTTGGATCACAATGCACGGCTTTGCTTTGAATGTTAATCCTGACTTAAGTGGATTCGATCGCATTGTGCCGTGTGGCATTGCAGATAAGGCTGTGGGAAGTTTGGAGCAGTTTGTACCAGGAATTATGATCGAGGAAGTGAAGCGAGAAATTGCGATCGCATTCGCAGATGTGTTTGAGGTATCACTCACTCAATGCTACGAATAA